Within the Deinococcus aerolatus genome, the region CGTCCGGGCCGTTCTCCCTCCTGCCTTCACACTTAAACTGCGTGCTTGCGTTCGGCCTGCGTGATCAGGTAGGCGCGGGCCGCCCCCAGCCAGCTCTGGGCCAGGGCGGTGTTGGGGTGACGGCGCTCGCGCAGGGCGTGCGTGCCCCGGCTCAGCTGTCGCTCAATGCGGCGCACGGCCACCAGACCGCCGTCGTTCTCGACCTCAATCAGGGTGTTCAGAACGGTGGTGGGGTGAACGTAACCCACGCGGATGCTCTCGGCAATTGTGTCCAGTGCGCGCATGTGGTGGACTCCTTCCAGCCTGAGGGGCCGCGAGGTGGGTTGGGACGGGAGACGAATCTGGAGAAAAGCTCTTGCTGATTACGACTATAGCAGAGCGGTGGGCGGCGGTGCAAGAAGTTGGTCCCCCGGATTCTGTATTGACCGTATTGATGGGGGGTGTTACACTCCAACCAAGGCTGCCCGATTCTGCCCACAGGCAAACCGCCCCCAGGGGCTGGGGTCCACGGGCAAAGCGCAGTCCCAGGCGGCACGCCGAATCTGTTTTCCGTGTTCAGCACGCGGTCAGAAAGCAGAGACGGTGAGGCCAAGCCGCAGCCAAGGAGGTGACACATGAAATTGCACGAAAGACTCCGCGAACTCCGTAGCGAACGCGGGCTGCGGCTCAAGGACGTCGCCGAGACCGCCGGGATCAGCGTCCCGTACCTCAGCGATCTGGAACGGGGCCGTACCAACCCCAGCCTGGAAACCCTGCAGACCCTGGCCGGTTCCTACGCCATCACAGTTCATGATCTGCTGGAGGGCGTCGAGTTCTACGGCGCGTCCACCGAGGGC harbors:
- a CDS encoding helix-turn-helix domain-containing protein — translated: MKLHERLRELRSERGLRLKDVAETAGISVPYLSDLERGRTNPSLETLQTLAGSYAITVHDLLEGVEFYGASTEGSMPKGLADLVADPTLGAQITPDWVQTLSRIELRGKRPRDKGDWYEIYLHLKRILN